One Sandaracinaceae bacterium DNA window includes the following coding sequences:
- a CDS encoding putative sulfate exporter family transporter → MSTLDLHPGPVPLAAPLRAAAVVRAFTRSRGGLRRAVVPALGLACLVMPGLGSVGALALGVAVAFAGWNVWEAETNALAKRLLMLSVMGLGAGLDLGAVVDVGLLGAGLAVGSIALCLALGWALARLFRVDALTGLLVTAGTAICGGSAIAAVAPTVSARAHQVTAALGTVFALNAVALLVFPLVGHALGMDAHQFGLWCAVAIHDTSSVVGAAMTYGPDALEVATTVKLARALWIIPLTAALAFHTRRQRRAARAAAGTATVDSTPPEAPRAARPWFILGFVVLAGLVNAFPVLAPLGDAASSLARRLLVLTLFLVGAALSRAALRQVGLRPFLQGVTLWVLVSLASLGVILAVT, encoded by the coding sequence ATGTCCACGCTCGACCTGCACCCCGGTCCCGTCCCGCTCGCAGCGCCTCTGCGCGCAGCCGCGGTGGTCCGTGCGTTCACTCGGTCACGCGGTGGGCTGCGCCGCGCCGTCGTCCCCGCGCTCGGCCTCGCCTGCCTGGTGATGCCCGGGCTCGGGTCGGTGGGCGCGCTGGCCCTGGGCGTCGCGGTGGCCTTCGCGGGGTGGAACGTGTGGGAGGCCGAGACCAACGCGCTGGCCAAGCGCCTGCTGATGCTGTCCGTGATGGGCCTCGGGGCGGGCCTCGACCTCGGCGCCGTGGTGGACGTGGGTCTCTTGGGCGCGGGCCTCGCGGTGGGCAGCATCGCCCTGTGCCTCGCGCTCGGCTGGGCGCTCGCGCGGCTCTTCCGCGTGGACGCGCTGACGGGGCTGCTGGTCACGGCCGGCACGGCCATCTGCGGAGGCAGCGCCATCGCCGCGGTGGCGCCCACCGTCTCGGCGCGCGCGCACCAGGTGACCGCGGCGCTCGGCACGGTGTTCGCGCTCAACGCCGTGGCCCTGCTGGTCTTCCCGCTGGTGGGGCACGCGCTCGGCATGGACGCCCACCAGTTCGGGCTGTGGTGCGCCGTGGCCATCCACGACACCAGCTCGGTGGTGGGCGCCGCCATGACCTACGGGCCCGACGCCCTCGAGGTGGCCACCACCGTGAAGCTGGCGCGCGCGCTGTGGATCATCCCGCTCACGGCGGCCCTGGCCTTCCACACCCGTCGGCAGCGGCGTGCGGCGCGGGCTGCTGCCGGCACGGCCACCGTGGACTCGACCCCGCCCGAGGCCCCGCGCGCCGCGCGCCCGTGGTTCATCTTGGGCTTCGTGGTGCTGGCCGGCCTCGTGAACGCGTTCCCGGTCCTCGCGCCGCTCGGCGACGCAGCCAGCAGCCTCGCGCGGCGCCTGCTGGTGCTCACGCTCTTCTTGGTGGGCGCCGCCCTCAGCCGCGCGGCGCTGCGTCAGGTGGGCCTGCGCCCGTTCCTGCAGGGCGTCACGCTCTGGGTGCTGGTGTCGCTGGCGTCGCTGGGCGTGATCCTGGCCGTGACCTGA
- a CDS encoding TetR/AcrR family transcriptional regulator: MTRVAKPKSKRTALRPVEGGRREANKEDKRERIREAAFELFLEHGVGGTKLADVAERAGVAKGTLFLYASDKEDLVCMVMHERLAAAVERAFRTLPRGVPLLDELVHVFGLLLRTYGEAPDLASAFVRALGTASGPNGRRMAALTYSFLHQLGGLVHAAKARGEVAQDIDVLAAAQNLFALYFAAIISWLGGYGTLEDAIEKQLRTSLALQLRGLAH; encoded by the coding sequence ATGACCCGGGTCGCAAAACCAAAGTCGAAGCGGACCGCCCTGCGCCCGGTAGAGGGTGGGCGGCGCGAGGCCAACAAGGAGGACAAGCGCGAGCGCATCCGCGAGGCGGCCTTCGAGCTGTTCCTCGAGCACGGCGTGGGGGGCACCAAGCTGGCCGACGTGGCGGAGCGCGCCGGCGTGGCCAAGGGCACCCTGTTCCTCTACGCGAGCGACAAGGAGGACCTGGTCTGCATGGTGATGCACGAGCGCCTGGCCGCGGCGGTGGAGCGCGCCTTCCGCACGCTGCCGCGCGGGGTCCCCTTGCTGGACGAGCTGGTGCACGTCTTCGGGCTCTTGCTGCGCACCTATGGGGAGGCCCCCGACCTGGCCAGCGCTTTCGTGCGCGCGCTCGGCACCGCCAGCGGCCCCAACGGCCGGCGCATGGCGGCGCTGACCTACTCGTTCCTGCACCAGCTCGGCGGCCTGGTGCACGCGGCCAAGGCGCGCGGCGAGGTGGCGCAGGACATCGACGTGCTGGCCGCCGCGCAGAACCTCTTCGCGCTGTACTTCGCTGCGATCATCTCGTGGCTGGGCGGCTATGGCACGCTCGAGGACGCCATCGAGAAGCAGCTGCGCACGTCGCTCGCGCTGCAGCTGCGCGGCCTCGCGCACTGA
- a CDS encoding transporter translates to MLSPLEQVLLALLLVVLMVGMGATLTVDAFREVVRKPRGPLIGLASQFGWMPLIAFGLAHALALPPELAIGLIVVGCTPGGTTSNLFTYYARADLALSITMTALSSVAAVVLMPLALRVYAAPFSSATLVVPYTNIAATLALMLVPMGIGMAVRHRSSAAAARVERAGSVAGLAVLALLIGTGLVRNGHLLVESPPTVYAAALGLGVVGFGLGYLSARLGGLGPAARRAVAFETGIQNSPLALGILMTSFPAELHAQLLWLPLLYALFIILSSAALAAFLRTRPLA, encoded by the coding sequence ATGCTCTCGCCCCTCGAACAAGTCCTGCTCGCGTTGCTGCTGGTGGTCCTCATGGTGGGCATGGGCGCCACCCTCACCGTGGACGCGTTCCGCGAGGTGGTGCGGAAACCGCGGGGCCCGCTGATCGGCCTCGCCTCGCAGTTCGGCTGGATGCCGCTGATCGCGTTCGGCCTCGCGCACGCGCTCGCGCTGCCGCCGGAGCTCGCCATCGGCCTCATCGTGGTGGGCTGCACGCCGGGGGGCACCACCTCGAACCTGTTCACCTACTATGCGCGCGCCGACCTGGCGCTGAGCATCACCATGACGGCGCTCTCGTCGGTGGCCGCGGTGGTGCTCATGCCGCTCGCGCTGCGCGTGTATGCGGCGCCCTTCTCGAGCGCGACGTTGGTCGTCCCCTACACCAACATCGCCGCCACGTTGGCGCTCATGCTGGTGCCCATGGGCATCGGCATGGCCGTGCGTCACCGCTCGTCGGCGGCGGCCGCGCGCGTGGAGCGGGCCGGCAGCGTGGCGGGGCTCGCCGTGCTGGCGCTGCTGATCGGGACGGGGCTCGTGCGCAACGGCCACCTGCTGGTCGAGTCACCCCCCACGGTGTACGCGGCGGCGCTGGGCCTCGGGGTCGTGGGCTTCGGCCTCGGGTACCTGAGCGCGCGCCTCGGGGGCCTCGGGCCGGCCGCACGCCGCGCGGTGGCTTTCGAGACCGGCATCCAGAACAGCCCGCTGGCGCTGGGCATCTTGATGACCTCGTTCCCGGCGGAGCTGCACGCTCAGCTGCTGTGGCTGCCGCTGCTCTACGCGCTGTTCATCATTCTCTCGTCGGCCGCGCTGGCGGCGTTCCTGCGCACTCGCCCGCTGGCGTGA
- a CDS encoding sulfotransferase, with the protein MVETGNVRFELLSCPGGETIDNTVIWLPTTRTAFVGNTFGPLFPHFPNFNTVRGDRYRDPLAYLDTLDRVRALGAEVLITGHGLPIEGGALIRACLDRLEAAVRYVHDQTLLGINQGRDIDDIARELRLPDELYVGEGYGRVSWGCRTIWESYLGWFKLRSTRELYPAAPVTGTLATLLGADRVVDEGLTLLVSDPLRALGLAEAALEAQPGHRGALALARDAHAHLLEQPEDAKNFWLGGWLRAQERKLDEALSAAPASEAAAGEVTSLMAGMPARFVPDAAPGLRAVYQYELTGPEGGTWAVVVENGTCRIHEGAHPSPSCRIGMSTSDFVGLNYGELHPLKAAMQGKLRFEGDRKVAIHLDKIFTKIKRPVKKAKAATSDAQPDVIRIDDLREPVLTPTQRRLKRLAERGAVRFDTDSVLNAARRRTGLNDFGPMDFVPRLELLLADYRADETLSGLGKQTVHGDLVRYASNRLLMQDQYTRHPEIDQEVIAAPVIVAGLPRSGTTHLVNLLAADSRFRSLPLWELLEPVPNPRERAPGKLGRALFTRLDQALPDKARDYLGVTTLSADPRYLRCTGKWAGMRLAVPHLAAMHPMTPDHIHEEIELMGPDFASYVFEWTGHVPRYRDHSFRTDQTPHFAYMKRALQLIQWQDRQAGKPARRFVLKCPQHLENLPALDATFPDATVIFTHRDPVAVIQSTVTMLGYAERVGRTRVDADRLIAYWAERIERLLRRGVEDRERIPQSRSHDVLFHAFMKDTEGTLDTIYRRARIPRTSASRAEQAAFLEAHPRGKDGRLEYDLERGFGVRPEDLRKRFAFYFERFPVRVEES; encoded by the coding sequence GTGGTGGAGACCGGCAACGTGCGCTTCGAGCTGCTGAGCTGCCCGGGCGGCGAGACCATCGACAACACCGTCATCTGGCTGCCCACCACGCGCACGGCGTTCGTGGGCAACACGTTCGGGCCGCTGTTCCCGCACTTCCCCAACTTCAACACCGTGCGCGGCGACCGCTACCGCGACCCCTTGGCGTATCTCGACACGCTCGACCGCGTGCGGGCGCTCGGGGCCGAGGTGCTGATCACCGGGCACGGCCTGCCCATCGAGGGCGGCGCGCTGATCCGCGCGTGCCTCGACCGGCTGGAGGCGGCGGTGCGCTACGTGCACGACCAGACCCTGCTGGGCATCAACCAGGGCCGCGACATCGACGACATCGCGCGCGAGCTGCGGCTGCCGGACGAGCTGTACGTGGGCGAGGGCTACGGCAGGGTGTCTTGGGGCTGCCGCACCATCTGGGAGAGCTACCTGGGCTGGTTCAAGCTGCGCAGCACGCGCGAGCTGTACCCGGCCGCGCCCGTGACGGGCACGCTGGCCACGCTGCTGGGGGCGGACCGCGTGGTGGACGAGGGCCTCACGCTGCTGGTCTCCGATCCGCTGCGCGCGCTGGGCCTCGCCGAGGCTGCGCTCGAGGCCCAGCCCGGCCACCGCGGAGCGCTCGCGCTCGCCCGCGACGCGCACGCGCACCTGCTGGAGCAGCCCGAGGACGCGAAGAACTTCTGGCTGGGTGGCTGGCTGCGCGCGCAGGAGCGCAAGCTGGACGAGGCCCTGTCTGCCGCGCCGGCGAGCGAGGCGGCAGCGGGTGAGGTGACGAGCCTGATGGCGGGCATGCCCGCGCGGTTCGTGCCGGACGCTGCGCCGGGGCTGCGCGCGGTCTATCAATACGAGCTGACCGGCCCCGAGGGCGGCACCTGGGCCGTGGTGGTGGAGAACGGCACCTGCCGCATCCACGAGGGCGCGCACCCCTCGCCCAGCTGCCGCATCGGCATGAGCACGTCCGACTTCGTGGGGCTGAACTACGGCGAGCTGCACCCGCTCAAGGCTGCCATGCAGGGCAAGCTGCGCTTCGAGGGCGACCGCAAGGTGGCCATCCACCTCGACAAGATCTTCACCAAGATCAAGCGGCCCGTGAAGAAGGCCAAGGCGGCCACCAGCGACGCGCAGCCGGACGTGATCCGCATCGACGACCTGCGCGAGCCGGTGCTCACGCCCACGCAGCGGCGCCTCAAGCGGCTGGCCGAGCGCGGAGCGGTGCGCTTCGACACGGACAGCGTGCTGAACGCTGCGCGCCGCCGCACGGGGCTCAACGACTTCGGGCCCATGGACTTCGTGCCGCGCCTCGAGCTGCTGCTGGCCGACTACCGCGCCGACGAGACGCTCTCCGGCCTCGGCAAGCAGACCGTGCACGGGGACCTCGTGCGCTACGCCAGCAACCGCCTGCTGATGCAGGACCAGTACACGCGCCACCCCGAGATCGACCAAGAGGTGATCGCGGCGCCCGTGATCGTGGCCGGCCTGCCGCGCAGCGGGACCACACACCTGGTGAACCTGCTGGCCGCTGACAGCCGCTTCCGCTCGCTGCCGCTGTGGGAGCTGCTCGAGCCCGTGCCCAACCCGCGCGAGCGCGCGCCGGGCAAGCTGGGGCGCGCGCTCTTCACGCGCCTGGACCAGGCGCTGCCCGACAAGGCGCGCGACTACCTGGGCGTCACCACGCTGTCGGCCGACCCGCGCTACCTGCGCTGCACCGGCAAGTGGGCCGGCATGCGCCTCGCGGTGCCGCACCTCGCGGCCATGCACCCCATGACGCCGGACCACATCCACGAAGAGATCGAGCTCATGGGGCCGGACTTCGCGAGCTACGTGTTCGAGTGGACGGGGCACGTGCCGCGCTACCGCGACCACAGCTTCCGCACCGACCAGACACCGCACTTCGCGTACATGAAGCGCGCGCTCCAGCTGATTCAGTGGCAGGACCGGCAAGCCGGGAAGCCCGCGCGACGCTTCGTGCTGAAGTGCCCGCAGCACCTCGAGAACCTGCCCGCGCTGGACGCCACGTTCCCGGACGCCACCGTGATCTTCACGCACCGCGACCCGGTGGCCGTGATCCAGTCCACCGTCACGATGCTGGGCTACGCCGAGCGCGTGGGGCGCACGCGCGTGGACGCCGACCGGCTGATCGCCTACTGGGCGGAGCGCATCGAGCGGCTGCTGCGGCGCGGGGTCGAGGACCGCGAGCGCATTCCGCAGAGCCGCTCGCACGACGTGCTGTTCCACGCGTTCATGAAGGACACCGAGGGCACGCTCGACACCATCTACCGGCGCGCCCGCATCCCGCGCACCAGCGCGTCGCGCGCGGAGCAGGCGGCCTTCCTCGAGGCGCACCCGCGCGGCAAGGACGGTCGCCTCGAGTACGACCTCGAGCGCGGCTTCGGGGTGCGCCCCGAGGACCTGCGGAAGCGCTTCGCCTTCTACTTCGAGCGCTTCCCCGTGCGCGTGGAGGAGTCATGA
- a CDS encoding DUF1330 domain-containing protein — MFDRTIGLEVLDDAVYTQYRAEMTPLLEAAGGRFVLDVRVAEVLRGPAEARFNRLFTIRFPTQAAFAAFFADPAYLAIRQRLFAPSVGQVHVLAAHESPAG, encoded by the coding sequence ATGTTCGACCGCACGATTGGCCTCGAGGTCCTCGATGACGCCGTCTACACGCAGTACCGCGCCGAGATGACGCCCCTGCTCGAGGCCGCGGGGGGCCGCTTCGTCCTCGACGTGCGCGTGGCCGAGGTGCTGCGCGGCCCAGCGGAGGCGCGCTTCAATCGCCTCTTCACGATTCGCTTCCCCACGCAGGCGGCGTTCGCGGCGTTCTTCGCCGACCCGGCCTACCTGGCCATCCGCCAGCGCCTCTTCGCGCCCAGCGTGGGGCAGGTCCACGTCCTCGCGGCTCACGAGTCGCCCGCAGGCTGA
- a CDS encoding TetR/AcrR family transcriptional regulator has protein sequence MRPDTAETRARLIATAEQLYAERGLDGVSLVEISREAGQRNRAAAQYHFTDKAGLVQAILDKHTPGIEAARHAMIDALEAGTGEPTLRAWVDALVRPLAAKLDYEDGGRAFLRVQAELMRQPDATLEHRAKQNRGAERLLRGMTRATTGAVPVPRALLAARMLLVTGLLFHGMSDYLARDEAGDAPPRAVFVEALVDAIEALLAAPPSSSALAAGRRG, from the coding sequence ATGCGCCCCGACACCGCCGAGACCCGCGCGCGCCTGATCGCCACCGCCGAGCAGCTCTACGCCGAGCGCGGGCTGGACGGCGTGTCCCTGGTCGAGATCAGCCGCGAGGCCGGGCAGCGCAACCGGGCCGCCGCGCAGTACCACTTCACCGACAAGGCGGGGCTGGTGCAGGCCATCTTGGACAAGCACACGCCGGGCATCGAGGCGGCGCGGCACGCCATGATCGACGCGCTCGAGGCGGGCACTGGCGAGCCCACGCTGCGTGCGTGGGTAGACGCGCTGGTGCGGCCGCTGGCGGCCAAGCTGGACTACGAAGACGGCGGTCGCGCGTTCCTGCGCGTGCAGGCCGAGCTGATGCGCCAGCCCGACGCCACGCTAGAGCACCGCGCCAAGCAGAACCGCGGCGCCGAGCGCCTCCTGCGCGGCATGACGCGTGCCACCACCGGAGCCGTCCCCGTGCCGCGCGCGCTGTTGGCCGCGCGCATGCTGCTGGTCACCGGGCTGCTGTTCCACGGCATGTCGGACTACCTGGCCCGCGACGAAGCGGGTGACGCGCCGCCTCGCGCCGTGTTCGTGGAGGCGCTGGTGGACGCCATCGAGGCCTTGTTGGCTGCGCCGCCGTCCTCTTCTGCGCTGGCGGCCGGCCGTCGCGGGTGA
- a CDS encoding thiol-disulfide oxidoreductase DCC family protein has protein sequence MRRPTHGELPSAISPSDVVILFDAECVVCSGWVHFILRNDPKGNLRIGAVQTPTGKALLRYAGLDADDVDSMLLVERGVPYSQSSAFLRAVCYLRFPWPLLTVGRVLPVFLRNWLYDRVAKNRYRLFGKKELCLIPSPAQRARFLPED, from the coding sequence ATGCGCCGCCCCACCCACGGAGAGCTCCCCTCAGCCATCAGCCCCAGCGACGTGGTCATCCTGTTCGACGCGGAGTGCGTGGTGTGCAGCGGCTGGGTGCACTTCATCCTGCGCAACGACCCCAAGGGAAACCTGCGCATCGGCGCGGTGCAGACACCCACGGGCAAGGCGCTGTTGCGCTACGCCGGCCTCGACGCCGATGATGTGGACAGCATGCTGCTGGTGGAGCGCGGCGTGCCCTACTCGCAGTCCAGCGCCTTTCTCCGGGCGGTCTGCTACCTGCGCTTCCCGTGGCCATTGCTCACCGTGGGCCGCGTGCTGCCCGTGTTCCTGCGCAACTGGCTGTACGATCGCGTGGCCAAGAACCGCTACCGCCTGTTCGGCAAGAAGGAGCTGTGCCTGATCCCCTCGCCCGCCCAGCGTGCCCGCTTCCTGCCTGAAGATTGA
- a CDS encoding LysR family transcriptional regulator: MASARDDFDSRHLAVLRAVIDAGSITKAARQLHLSQPAVTASVKKLEGALGVTLLERFARGVTPTDAGRRLLLHARRIDAQLDELVADVTTRDAPLAPLVLGASTTIAAGLVPKLFARFRAQEGATGLRLIVGNTSEIIAQVESGALPLGLVEGPPRAARVRLERLLDDTLLPVVAANSPFRGHNVDLNTPVLWREVGSGTRTVVERALRKLGRKPMPFDLELGSTAAIRRAVGLSLGVAFLSRWSMGEDLDAGRLRLLHIPGLEIGRRFSWALPSAPLSGTAARFHAFASAEHEVVVP, translated from the coding sequence ATGGCTAGCGCGCGCGACGACTTCGACTCCCGCCACCTCGCCGTGCTGCGTGCCGTGATCGACGCCGGCAGCATCACCAAAGCGGCGCGCCAGCTGCACCTCTCGCAGCCCGCCGTGACGGCCAGCGTAAAGAAGCTGGAGGGGGCGCTGGGGGTCACGCTGCTCGAGCGCTTTGCGCGTGGCGTCACGCCCACCGACGCGGGCCGCCGGCTGCTGTTGCACGCGCGCCGCATCGACGCCCAGCTGGACGAGCTGGTGGCCGACGTGACCACGCGCGACGCCCCGCTCGCGCCCCTGGTGCTGGGCGCCAGCACCACCATCGCGGCGGGCCTGGTGCCCAAGCTGTTCGCGCGCTTCCGGGCGCAGGAAGGCGCCACGGGCTTGCGCCTGATCGTGGGCAACACCAGCGAGATCATCGCACAGGTGGAGAGCGGCGCCCTGCCCCTCGGGCTGGTGGAGGGGCCTCCGCGCGCGGCCCGTGTGCGCCTCGAGCGGCTGCTGGACGACACGCTCTTGCCGGTGGTGGCCGCCAACTCGCCGTTCCGGGGCCACAACGTGGACCTGAACACGCCGGTGCTGTGGCGCGAGGTGGGCTCGGGCACACGCACCGTGGTGGAGCGCGCGCTGCGCAAGCTGGGCCGCAAGCCCATGCCCTTCGACCTCGAGCTGGGCAGCACGGCCGCCATCCGCCGCGCGGTGGGGCTGTCGCTCGGGGTGGCGTTCCTGTCGCGCTGGTCCATGGGCGAGGACCTCGACGCGGGGCGCCTGCGCCTGCTGCACATCCCGGGCCTCGAGATCGGGCGGCGCTTCAGCTGGGCCCTGCCGAGCGCGCCCCTGAGCGGCACCGCCGCGCGCTTCCACGCGTTCGCCAGCGCCGAGCACGAGGTGGTGGTGCCGTGA
- a CDS encoding GMC family oxidoreductase — MSEGKRIDGREVHRALELRADVVIVGSGPAGSAAAREVARAGASVIVIEAGRWFAPREFQLSAFHSMADTYRDMGASVVLGSAPTPFVQGKLVGGSSPINGAICWRMPRDVYDEWLTKDRALADALPWDLLEATTDMLEARLNVRPTDPAVAGAKNQLLARGAEALGLAHRPIRRNVQGCEGLGRCMQGCPNARKLSVDATLLADAEQAGAVVLSCTEITGIDVRAGRATGVHGVTDGGAEVRVHAARAVIVAASAVQTPALLMRSGLRQGPVGRHFQCHPGVSMAGRFPEPVRMWEGATQGHEVTGLRHEGLKFEALGFDLGVMAGRLEGVGRELAREVDDMAHVLDWGAAVRAEAEGVVRVVRGKPHVFFSPSEHDVRRYRRGLRVMGEMMLAAGADHVSPGVRGFLRRTSRVADLIELEQHGPRRASAYTSAITHMFGTCRMGSDPQRAVVRPDFRHHTTRGLYVADSSVFPSSLGVNPQIPIMAVATLAARSVLNTL; from the coding sequence ATGAGCGAAGGCAAGCGCATCGACGGGCGTGAGGTGCACCGCGCGCTCGAGCTGCGCGCCGACGTGGTCATCGTCGGCAGCGGCCCGGCGGGCAGCGCGGCCGCGCGCGAGGTGGCCCGCGCGGGCGCCTCGGTGATCGTCATCGAGGCGGGCCGTTGGTTCGCGCCGCGCGAGTTCCAGTTGTCGGCGTTCCACTCGATGGCCGACACCTACCGCGACATGGGCGCGTCGGTGGTGCTGGGCTCGGCCCCCACGCCCTTCGTGCAGGGCAAGCTGGTGGGCGGCAGCTCGCCCATCAACGGCGCCATCTGCTGGCGCATGCCGCGCGACGTGTACGACGAGTGGCTCACCAAGGACCGCGCGCTCGCCGACGCGCTGCCGTGGGACCTGCTCGAGGCCACCACCGACATGCTGGAGGCGCGGCTCAACGTGCGCCCCACGGACCCGGCCGTCGCAGGCGCAAAGAACCAGCTGCTGGCGCGCGGCGCCGAAGCGCTGGGCCTCGCGCACCGGCCCATCCGCCGCAACGTGCAGGGCTGCGAGGGCCTCGGCCGCTGCATGCAGGGCTGCCCCAACGCCCGCAAGCTCTCGGTGGACGCTACGTTGCTGGCCGACGCGGAGCAGGCTGGCGCCGTGGTGCTGAGCTGCACCGAGATCACGGGCATCGACGTGCGGGCGGGCCGCGCCACGGGCGTGCACGGTGTGACCGACGGCGGCGCCGAGGTGCGCGTGCACGCGGCGCGCGCGGTGATCGTGGCGGCCAGCGCCGTGCAGACACCCGCGCTCTTGATGCGCAGCGGCCTGCGCCAGGGCCCCGTGGGGCGCCACTTCCAGTGCCACCCGGGGGTGTCCATGGCCGGGCGCTTCCCCGAGCCCGTGCGCATGTGGGAGGGCGCCACGCAGGGGCACGAGGTCACCGGGCTGCGCCACGAGGGCCTCAAGTTCGAGGCGCTCGGCTTCGACCTCGGGGTGATGGCCGGTCGCCTCGAGGGCGTGGGCCGCGAGCTGGCGCGCGAGGTCGACGACATGGCGCACGTGCTCGACTGGGGCGCCGCGGTGCGCGCCGAGGCCGAGGGCGTGGTGCGCGTGGTGCGCGGCAAGCCCCACGTGTTCTTCTCCCCGAGCGAACACGACGTGCGGCGCTACCGCCGCGGCCTGCGCGTGATGGGCGAGATGATGCTCGCGGCCGGCGCCGACCACGTCTCCCCGGGCGTGCGCGGCTTCCTGCGGCGGACGTCGCGCGTGGCCGACCTGATCGAGCTCGAGCAGCACGGCCCGAGGCGCGCGTCCGCCTACACCAGCGCCATCACGCACATGTTCGGCACCTGCCGCATGGGCAGTGACCCGCAGCGCGCGGTGGTGCGCCCGGACTTCCGCCACCACACCACGCGCGGCCTCTACGTGGCCGACTCCAGCGTGTTTCCCAGCAGCCTCGGGGTGAACCCGCAGATCCCCATCATGGCCGTGGCCACGCTCGCCGCGCGGTCCGTGCTGAACACCCTCTGA
- a CDS encoding FadR family transcriptional regulator, with product MQPDKSPSAIEHALTQDILRGRYAVGSRLPTVRELAETHGVNPATIQRVVSRLETRGLVTARQGSGLRVNDPAESGDISLIPFWLEATLDQPAQAVSILADFLEVRRVIAVRLMVRHREALLAQTAQLQGAAARMVAASHEGVSALRDADMAFARAMLQATGNVVALSVLNTMARVLEELPVVAQAMYAEPAASTASMARVLQALRDGGEGAGATIEHALADVDALTLARFEALLRAREGVSA from the coding sequence ATGCAGCCCGACAAGTCTCCCAGCGCCATCGAGCACGCCCTGACGCAGGACATCTTGCGGGGGCGGTACGCTGTGGGGAGCCGGCTGCCCACGGTGCGGGAGCTGGCCGAGACGCACGGCGTGAACCCCGCCACGATTCAACGTGTCGTCTCGCGGCTCGAGACGCGCGGCCTGGTCACCGCGCGGCAGGGCAGCGGGCTGCGCGTGAACGACCCGGCCGAGTCGGGGGACATCTCGCTGATCCCGTTCTGGCTCGAGGCCACACTGGACCAGCCCGCGCAGGCGGTAAGCATCTTGGCGGACTTCCTGGAGGTGCGGCGCGTCATCGCGGTGCGTCTGATGGTGCGCCACCGCGAGGCGCTGCTGGCGCAGACCGCGCAGCTGCAGGGGGCCGCGGCGCGCATGGTGGCGGCGTCGCACGAGGGGGTGAGCGCGCTGCGCGACGCCGACATGGCGTTTGCGCGCGCCATGCTGCAGGCCACCGGCAACGTGGTGGCGCTGAGCGTGCTGAACACCATGGCGCGCGTGCTCGAGGAGCTGCCCGTGGTGGCGCAGGCCATGTATGCCGAGCCCGCTGCCAGTACCGCGTCCATGGCCCGCGTGCTGCAAGCGCTGCGCGACGGCGGGGAGGGCGCGGGGGCCACCATCGAGCACGCGCTGGCCGACGTGGACGCACTGACGCTCGCGCGCTTCGAGGCACTGCTGCGAGCACGCGAAGGAGTGAGCGCATGA
- a CDS encoding SDR family oxidoreductase: protein MSTFDHASIPDLHGKHALVTGPTSGIGRGTALALGRAGATVILVARSPARCAEVEAELRAAGAPEPIRVIADLSLLREVERAASEVLALGVPLDILVNNAGLVNQRRLLTDEGHEMTMAVNYLAPFALTLRLLPALRRAPAARVVNVTSNSYVIGRLRLDDLTFKRFYWPLGSYSASKLGNICFTRELARRLAGESITTNAVHPGLIFTNLGIGNNPGPLKLILGTAWKQFSIDESEGYRGPTYAATHPELEHVTGQYIADCQVTAPKRIALDDRAAAKLWEASEAITGVRFPER from the coding sequence ATGAGCACCTTCGACCACGCCAGCATCCCCGACCTGCACGGCAAGCACGCGCTGGTCACCGGCCCCACCAGCGGCATCGGCCGCGGCACCGCGCTCGCTCTCGGGCGCGCCGGCGCCACCGTGATCCTGGTGGCCCGCAGCCCTGCGCGTTGCGCCGAGGTGGAGGCCGAGCTGCGCGCCGCGGGCGCCCCCGAGCCCATCCGCGTCATCGCCGACCTCAGCCTGCTGCGCGAGGTGGAGCGCGCCGCGAGCGAGGTGCTGGCGCTGGGCGTGCCGCTCGACATCCTGGTGAACAACGCCGGGCTCGTGAACCAGCGCCGCCTGCTGACCGACGAGGGGCACGAGATGACCATGGCCGTAAATTACCTTGCCCCGTTCGCGCTGACGCTGCGGCTCCTGCCCGCCCTGCGCCGCGCCCCCGCCGCGCGCGTGGTGAACGTCACCTCCAACAGCTACGTCATCGGGCGCCTGCGGCTCGACGACCTCACGTTCAAGCGGTTCTACTGGCCGCTCGGGTCCTACTCGGCGAGCAAGCTCGGGAACATCTGCTTCACGCGTGAGCTGGCCCGGCGCCTCGCCGGCGAGTCCATCACCACGAACGCGGTGCACCCGGGGCTGATCTTCACGAACCTCGGCATCGGCAACAACCCGGGGCCGCTGAAGCTGATCCTGGGGACGGCGTGGAAGCAGTTCAGCATCGACGAGTCCGAGGGCTACCGCGGGCCCACCTACGCGGCCACGCACCCCGAGCTCGAGCACGTGACCGGGCAGTACATCGCGGACTGCCAGGTGACTGCGCCGAAGCGCATCGCGCTGGACGACCGCGCCGCGGCGAAGCTCTGGGAGGCGAGCGAGGCGATCACCGGGGTGCGCTTCCCAGAGCGTTGA